One window of Desulfarculus baarsii DSM 2075 genomic DNA carries:
- a CDS encoding PAS domain S-box protein, giving the protein MALLDSGQLWRHGLDFVSRLAGSRGAPSQDGRADDLWFWREQVFFAVFLVFIVAGSISFVPTMIGVIEGELWLAAALYTLIYALAGVVTFAWRLPYRLRATLGLSLLYWVGALTVNVIGLHGSGRIWLFTFALLGAAFLGLRFGLLAVLINFATMKAFLYLAPDKAREWEALYHQGGHEAVWNIATATLTLLCLTAVMALAFLLKSLELSLERAKALRAELEDQGRQLSRANDELRREIEQRRQAQQSLEASERRHRLLLEASPDPIVMLDQDGFVSYANPAFEATFGPCPVEGGRARPPFTPPPIDATSAMATIGLLQKGRHGQMLEVELRQAPLPGPDGAALGRVLVLHDVSESRRAERERVAREKLQAAIETAGAACHELNQPLQAVLLQSELLLEDMEPGAAARPGVETVLAATKRMAEITFELNRLAEYHTKQYVGGSKILDLRRSTAASGREP; this is encoded by the coding sequence ATGGCTCTGTTGGACAGCGGACAATTGTGGCGCCACGGCCTGGATTTCGTCAGTCGCCTGGCCGGCTCGCGAGGCGCTCCGTCGCAAGACGGCCGGGCCGACGACCTCTGGTTCTGGCGCGAGCAGGTGTTTTTCGCCGTTTTTCTGGTGTTTATCGTCGCCGGGTCCATTTCATTCGTGCCCACGATGATCGGCGTGATCGAAGGCGAACTGTGGCTGGCGGCCGCCCTCTACACGCTGATCTACGCCTTGGCCGGCGTGGTCACCTTTGCCTGGCGCTTGCCCTACCGGCTGCGGGCGACGCTGGGGCTTTCGCTGCTGTATTGGGTCGGCGCGCTGACCGTCAACGTCATCGGCCTGCACGGCAGCGGGCGCATCTGGCTGTTTACCTTCGCCCTGCTGGGCGCGGCCTTTTTGGGCCTGCGCTTCGGCCTGCTGGCCGTTTTGATCAACTTCGCCACCATGAAGGCCTTTTTGTACCTCGCCCCCGACAAGGCCCGGGAGTGGGAGGCCCTTTATCACCAGGGCGGCCACGAGGCTGTGTGGAATATCGCCACCGCCACGCTGACCCTGCTTTGCCTGACGGCGGTGATGGCCCTGGCCTTTTTGCTCAAAAGCCTGGAGCTCAGCCTGGAGCGGGCCAAGGCCCTGCGCGCCGAGTTGGAGGATCAGGGCCGCCAATTGAGCCGGGCCAACGACGAACTGCGCCGCGAGATCGAACAACGACGCCAGGCCCAGCAGTCCCTGGAGGCCAGTGAACGACGCCACCGCCTGTTGCTGGAGGCCTCGCCGGACCCCATCGTCATGCTGGATCAAGACGGTTTTGTCAGCTACGCCAACCCGGCCTTCGAGGCGACCTTTGGCCCATGCCCCGTGGAGGGCGGACGGGCCAGGCCGCCTTTCACGCCGCCGCCCATCGACGCCACCTCGGCCATGGCCACCATCGGCCTGCTGCAAAAAGGCCGCCATGGCCAGATGCTGGAGGTGGAACTGCGTCAAGCCCCGCTGCCCGGCCCCGACGGCGCGGCGCTGGGCCGCGTGCTGGTGCTGCACGACGTCTCGGAAAGCCGCCGCGCCGAGCGCGAGCGGGTGGCCCGCGAAAAATTGCAGGCGGCCATCGAGACCGCCGGCGCGGCCTGTCACGAACTCAACCAGCCCCTGCAGGCGGTGCTGCTGCAAAGTGAGCTGTTGCTGGAAGACATGGAGCCCGGCGCGGCCGCCCGCCCCGGCGTGGAAACCGTGCTGGCGGCGACCAAACGCATGGCCGAGATCACCTTTGAGTTGAACCGGCTGGCCGAATATCATACAAAACAATACGTGGGCGGGAGCAAGATCCTCGACCTGCGCCGTTCGACCGCCGCCAGCGGCCGGGAACCCTGA
- a CDS encoding NAD(P)H-dependent flavin oxidoreductase, translated as MEPEPADRGPGRCGARGSESMFKTKITEMLGIKHPIIGGTMMWISDADFVAAISNAGGLGVLASAIYQTREEFAAAIERVKALTDKPFAVNINLFPSMRPIDNNDYVDVLVEQGVKIVETSGHSAPVELCGRFKQAGMTWIHKCVGVRYAKKVEAMGADAVTVVGYENGGATGALDIGTLVLVPRVVEALGLPVIGGGGVSDGRGLLAMLALGAQGVIIGTRLLATKECPIHDNLKQALLAAGETDTMLVMRSIGATHRVWANEAAKKCAEIEAAGGGLEEVLSIVAGARAKAMFNQGKLDEGIISCGQGVGMVHDLPSVAELFERMIDQAARMHGAIKPA; from the coding sequence ATTGAACCTGAACCGGCCGATCGTGGGCCTGGGCGCTGTGGCGCGAGAGGGAGCGAGTCGATGTTCAAGACGAAAATCACCGAGATGCTTGGCATAAAGCACCCGATCATCGGTGGGACGATGATGTGGATCTCCGACGCCGATTTCGTGGCGGCCATCTCCAACGCCGGCGGCCTGGGCGTGTTGGCCTCGGCCATCTATCAGACGCGGGAAGAGTTCGCCGCGGCCATCGAGCGCGTCAAGGCCCTGACCGACAAGCCCTTCGCCGTCAACATCAACTTGTTCCCCTCCATGCGGCCCATCGACAACAACGACTACGTCGACGTGTTGGTCGAGCAGGGCGTCAAGATCGTCGAGACCTCGGGCCATTCGGCGCCGGTGGAGCTGTGCGGCCGCTTCAAACAGGCCGGCATGACCTGGATCCACAAGTGCGTGGGCGTGCGCTACGCCAAAAAAGTCGAGGCCATGGGCGCTGACGCCGTCACGGTGGTGGGCTACGAAAACGGCGGGGCCACGGGCGCGCTGGATATCGGCACGCTGGTTTTGGTCCCGCGGGTGGTGGAGGCGCTGGGCCTGCCGGTGATCGGCGGCGGCGGCGTCAGCGACGGCCGGGGACTGCTGGCCATGCTGGCCCTGGGGGCCCAGGGCGTGATCATCGGCACGCGGCTGCTGGCCACAAAGGAATGCCCCATCCACGACAACCTCAAGCAGGCCCTTTTGGCCGCCGGCGAGACCGACACCATGCTGGTCATGCGCTCCATCGGGGCCACCCACCGTGTCTGGGCCAACGAGGCGGCCAAAAAGTGCGCCGAGATCGAGGCGGCCGGCGGCGGCCTGGAGGAGGTGCTTTCCATCGTGGCCGGCGCGCGGGCCAAGGCCATGTTCAACCAGGGCAAGCTGGATGAAGGGATTATCAGTTGCGGCCAGGGCGTGGGCATGGTCCACGACCTGCCCAGCGTGGCAGAGCTGTTCGAGCGCATGATCGACCAGGCGGCCCGGATGCACGGGGCCATCAAACCGGCCTGA